The following coding sequences lie in one uncultured Bacteroides sp. genomic window:
- the purE gene encoding 5-(carboxyamino)imidazole ribonucleotide mutase, giving the protein MTPVVSIIMGSTSDLPVMDKAAAFLNDMEVPFEINALSAHRTPEAVEEFSKSAKERGIKIIIAAAGMAAHLPGVIAASTTLPVIGVPIKSTLEGMDALLAIVQMPPGIPVATVGINASLNAAILAVQILSLSDKELETKFSAYKEGLKKKIVKANEELKEVKYQFKTN; this is encoded by the coding sequence ATGACTCCAGTAGTAAGTATTATTATGGGCAGTACCTCGGATCTGCCGGTTATGGACAAAGCAGCTGCATTTCTTAATGACATGGAAGTTCCTTTCGAAATAAACGCCCTATCCGCACACCGTACTCCCGAAGCTGTGGAAGAGTTTTCCAAAAGTGCAAAAGAGCGTGGTATAAAGATTATTATTGCTGCAGCAGGTATGGCTGCCCATCTTCCGGGTGTAATTGCAGCATCTACAACTTTGCCTGTGATAGGTGTTCCCATAAAGTCTACTTTGGAGGGAATGGATGCTTTGCTGGCTATTGTTCAAATGCCTCCGGGAATACCTGTTGCAACTGTTGGTATAAACGCATCTCTTAATGCAGCAATTCTTGCCGTTCAGATTCTTTCGCTTTCTGATAAAGAGCTTGAAACTAAGTTCTCTGCTTACAAAGAAGGCTTAAAGAAGAAGATTGTGAAGGCCAATGAAGAACTGAAAGAGGTAAAGTACCAGTTTAAAACTAATTAA